The segment GCACCTGACCGAGTGTGGCAAAACGGCCATCGTGCATATAAGGCGCAGTAAAGGCGAGGTTGCGCAGGGAAGGTGTTTTAAACTTACCGTTATCTTTTGCAATGCCGGTAATTTTGCCGCGCCCCGCATCGGTATAGCCGTTGGCAGCGTACACGGCATCCAGGCCGTTGTTGCTGAACTGTCCGGTGGTTCCGAGTGCGTCGGCATCAGTGGTGTGACAGTGCAGGCAGTCGCCTTTGGTCATGTCGTTGGCCAGTTCAAAGCCGGCGCGTTCATCGGGCGTAAACAGCGCGCGGTTGGTAATGGCCAGATCGTATTTTGAGCGGTTTGAAATGAGTGTGCGTTCAAACTGTGCAATGGCTTTGGCAATGCGCACACTGTCTATACGATCATCGCCAAACGCCGCCTTGAAGCGGGTGCGGTAGAAACGGCTTCGCGCCACACGTTTTTCAGCCTCAGGCCAGTTGAGGTTCATTTCGTGATGGGCGCGCACGGGTTCAAACACCTGCGTTTCGAGACTTACCGCGCGGCCATCCCAAAAATAGGCCGGGTACCAGGCCAGATTATACAACGGCATGGTATTGCGCGGCTGCAGGCTGCCATCAAAACCTTTGCTAAACGCCAGCGGCCCGTCGCTGAACGCCGCTTCCTGCCGGTGGCAGCTTGCGCAGGAAAGCGAACTATCCGCACTGAGCACCGGGTCGTAAAAAAGATAACGCCCAAGCTCAGCACCTTCTACCGTAACCGGATTACCGTCAGCCACAGGCATGGGCGGAAAAAACTTCAGTTCGGGAAACACATAAGGCTTTGGCGCCCGCTGCCTGCCCAGCGCCGACAGCATCAGCACCGACACAAGCAGCGGAATGGCCCAAAGAATTGTTGTTCGGAGTCCGGTATTCACAAGTGGTTCAGCGTTGCAAAATTACTTTATGCGTTTCGGTCTTTTTGTTGGTAATCACACGCAGGTAATACGTTCCGTTCGGATAGGCGCTCAGGTCGATCCAGAATTTTGTGGGGCTCACACCATATTGCTTCAGCAGTTTTCCATCAGCACTGATTACTTCAATGCCTTCGATAATATGATACTCCTGAAGTTTCTGCGCTTCAATGTTTACAATACCGGTTGAAGGTGTGGGATACACACGCAGGTATTCGGGCTGATTGTCTTTACCTGCGGTGTGGAAAATGGTGAGGTGCTGATTGTAATTATCAATCATCCATCCCTCACGGTTATTGCTCACCGAATCGGTTACAATGCGAAAACGGGTTTGAAAAGTGGTGGTGTAAGGAATCAGATAAGCCGCATCAAAACACAACCATACATCGCGCCAGCTTGTATCGCGCCCGGTAAATGCCAGTTGCGAAGTGTCAACAGTTGATGAATCGTAGCCGTAGAAATTATACACGTACGGGTTGTTGAAACAGTTCTGCCAGGTTACACCATTATCAATGGTATATTCCACAAACGCAAAATCGGCAGCACTGTCGAGATCGAATTTCTGCTTCCACTGCATAGCCATAATACCAATAGGCGGAAACTGATTAAGCGGAAACACAACCGAAGCATTGGCGTTTACCGCACAGGCATTTACCGTATCGGTAATAAGTACGTTAGGCGTAGAAGCCGGTGCATTGAAAAGCGTTTTCTGTGGTGCTCCCACCTGCCACACATTTCCCGAATCAAGTGTATAAACTGCCGGTTGAATATCGGATCCATCAAAATACTGTGTAGCCGTTATTTGCGCAGCAAGTGAGAATACCGTCAGGTTGGTGGTGAATAATAGTTGAAGTTTTTTCATGGGCCTGATAATTTGAGGTTGCTATATGATAAAAGTAAACTGTAAACTTCTAAGCCGCTAAGTGTTGTTCTGAATTTCTTACCTGTTCAGTGCTATTTCAATACTACCTTATTTACATTCGGCTTATCAGGATTCCTTCTCCACAAATAAAAATTGCAACAAAACCATCCTCAAACTGTTGCATTACGTAAGTGTGAATTAATAAAATAATTACTGCCGAATACCGACCTTTACATTATGCCGGGATACCGTTTTTCGAAATTTTCCAAAAAAGATGACAAACCGCCTTTCGACAGGCTGTTTGATATTTTCCGCGAACTCCTCACCCACACCTCGGGCGATGTGAATGAAGCACTGGCGTGGATGAACGAACTCGACCGCGAATACAAGCTCACCGATAACAATTACGGAATGGGCGATTTTATCGAGGATCTGAAGAAGCGCGGTTATCTGCAGGAAAATCCGCAGGACGGAAGTTTTGCAATTACCTCCAAAATGG is part of the Bacteroidota bacterium genome and harbors:
- a CDS encoding cytochrome-c peroxidase; this translates as MNTGLRTTILWAIPLLVSVLMLSALGRQRAPKPYVFPELKFFPPMPVADGNPVTVEGAELGRYLFYDPVLSADSSLSCASCHRQEAAFSDGPLAFSKGFDGSLQPRNTMPLYNLAWYPAYFWDGRAVSLETQVFEPVRAHHEMNLNWPEAEKRVARSRFYRTRFKAAFGDDRIDSVRIAKAIAQFERTLISNRSKYDLAITNRALFTPDERAGFELANDMTKGDCLHCHTTDADALGTTGQFSNNGLDAVYAANGYTDAGRGKITGIAKDNGKFKTPSLRNLAFTAPYMHDGRFATLGQVLAFYSNDVHASANVDSRMGTVRNGGARLTPLQQKQLLAFLLTLSDSAFINDRRYASPYSSGKVAR
- a CDS encoding T9SS type A sorting domain-containing protein — translated: MKKLQLLFTTNLTVFSLAAQITATQYFDGSDIQPAVYTLDSGNVWQVGAPQKTLFNAPASTPNVLITDTVNACAVNANASVVFPLNQFPPIGIMAMQWKQKFDLDSAADFAFVEYTIDNGVTWQNCFNNPYVYNFYGYDSSTVDTSQLAFTGRDTSWRDVWLCFDAAYLIPYTTTFQTRFRIVTDSVSNNREGWMIDNYNQHLTIFHTAGKDNQPEYLRVYPTPSTGIVNIEAQKLQEYHIIEGIEVISADGKLLKQYGVSPTKFWIDLSAYPNGTYYLRVITNKKTETHKVILQR